Proteins encoded together in one Telopea speciosissima isolate NSW1024214 ecotype Mountain lineage chromosome 6, Tspe_v1, whole genome shotgun sequence window:
- the LOC122664822 gene encoding 60S ribosomal protein L37a — MTKRTKKAGIVGKYGTRYGASLRKQIKKMEVSQHSKYFCEFCGKYAVKRKAVGIWGCKDCGKVKAGGAYTLNTASAVTVRSTIRRLREQTES; from the exons ATG ACAAAACGTACAAAGAAGGCGGGTATTGTTGGGAAATATG GTACCCGATATGGTGCTAGTCTGCGTAAGCAGATCAAGAAGATGGAGGTTAGTCAGCACAGCAAATACTTCTGTGAATTCTGTGGAAAG TACGCAGTAAAGAGGAAGGCTGTAGGAATTTGGGGCTGCAAAGATTGTGGGAAAGTTAAGGCGGGCGGTGCTTATACATTGAA CACTGCCAGTGCCGTGACAGTCAGGAGCACCATCCGGCGGCTGAGAGAGCAAACTGAGAGTTGA
- the LOC122665937 gene encoding uncharacterized protein LOC122665937, whose protein sequence is MTVASHTGSAEGPIEESEVPSLEDIPKLTKDNYGSWKVKIEKYLRRERLWGFVEETIPKPLDEDPEVLIENAPSEYQLWVEKHGRVQSVFKHKCGPWALPYIEGKGRASSVWSQLEIMFKNDEISLTATGMCTNYTWWLPLYRAIVEGDLKTVLQLVSKNESVLTARLTSEGEIPLHVAAQHGRIQIVEKMVEKMPVNELARAGKYRRSALHIAASDGNLKIVKILVEKHKALVMLTGEYYDNNIPITVAARAGS, encoded by the exons atgacGGTAGCCTCGCATACTGG TTCAGCAGAAGGACCCATTGAAGAAAGTGAAGTGCCTTCACTGGAAGACATTCCTAAGCTAACCAAAGATAACTATGGGAGTTGGAAAGTTAAGATAGAAAAGTACTTGAGGAGAGAAAGACTCTGGGGTTTTGTTGAAGAAACAATACCTAAACCCCTTGATGAAGATCCAGAAGTTTTGATAGAAAATGCTCCCTCAGAGTACCAGTTGTGGGTAGAAAAACATGGACGAGTTCAATCTGTTTTCAAACATAAGTGTGGACCATGGGCACTCCCATATATTGAAGGAAAAGGCAGAGCTAGTTCTGTTTGGAGTCAATTGGAGATCATGTTTAAGAATGATGAGATATCCCTAACAGCAACAG GAATGTGCACAAATTACACATGGTGGCTGCCCTTGTACAGAGCTATTGTAGAAGGTGATTTAAAGACTGTCCTTCAGTTGGTATCAAAAAATGAGAGTGTTCTTACAGCCAGGCTCACATCAGAAGGAGAGATTCCTCTTCATGTCGCAGCTCAACATGGACGGATTCAAATTGTAGAGAAGATGGTAGAGAAGATGCCTGTAAATGAACTCGCAAGAGCAGGAAAATATCGTAGATCAGCACTTCATATTGCTGCCTCAGATGGAAACTTAAAGATTGTAAAGATCTTGGTAGAAAAGCATAAAGCTCTAGTGATGCTCACCGGTGAATACTATGACAATAACATCCCAATTACTGTTGCCGCTAGAGCTG GATCATAG